In Aminivibrio sp., the following proteins share a genomic window:
- the arsM gene encoding arsenite methyltransferase produces the protein MDDIRQYVKERYAKAIKNTASCCGSGGCCCGTGTPDIPSMTRGNYDDEILENTPEHMGGQSFGCGNPFTEARIHPGETVLDLGCGAGLDLFLASEATGPYGKVIGLDMTDEMLETAAENLRGLHNVALVKGYIEDMPLESGTVDVIISNCVINLSPDKGKVLREAFRVLRPGGRFCVSDTVFLRPVTERAVKDLAAWSGCIAGALQETEYAALLKEAGFIEVEVRRTKVYKMPDALAAMTFPELSAEERNEINGALASALILGKKPPEKPEEGRG, from the coding sequence ATGGACGACATCCGCCAATACGTGAAAGAACGGTACGCCAAGGCAATCAAAAACACTGCTTCATGCTGCGGCTCGGGAGGGTGCTGCTGCGGCACGGGCACGCCCGACATTCCGAGCATGACCCGGGGAAACTACGACGATGAAATACTGGAGAACACTCCGGAACACATGGGCGGCCAGTCCTTCGGCTGCGGCAATCCCTTCACCGAGGCCCGCATCCATCCGGGGGAGACCGTCCTCGACCTTGGGTGCGGCGCGGGGCTCGACCTCTTTCTGGCCTCGGAAGCCACGGGACCCTACGGAAAAGTCATCGGGCTCGACATGACCGACGAAATGCTCGAGACCGCGGCCGAAAACCTCAGGGGGCTGCACAACGTCGCCCTCGTGAAGGGGTACATAGAGGACATGCCCCTCGAGAGCGGCACTGTGGACGTGATCATCTCCAACTGCGTCATCAACCTTTCCCCCGACAAGGGAAAGGTGTTGCGGGAGGCCTTCAGGGTGCTTCGTCCCGGCGGCCGGTTCTGTGTCTCCGACACGGTGTTCCTTCGCCCTGTGACGGAGCGGGCCGTGAAGGACCTCGCCGCGTGGTCCGGGTGCATCGCCGGGGCGCTGCAGGAGACGGAGTATGCCGCTCTTCTGAAGGAAGCGGGCTTCATTGAGGTCGAAGTCCGGCGAACGAAAGTATACAAAATGCCGGACGCTCTGGCCGCCATGACTTTTCCCGAACTCTCGGCCGAAGAACGGAACGAGATCAACGGCGCGCTGGCCAGTGCGCTCATTCTGGGCAAAAAGCCCCCGGAGAAACCCGAAGAGGGGCGAGGCTAA
- a CDS encoding arsenate reductase ArsC → MKNKLKVLFLCTGNSCRSQMAEGWARHLRGDAVEAWSAGIEPCGLNPSAVAVMKEAGVDISGHRSKNVTELLDVPFDFVITVCGDADERCPFFPGNARTIHRGFDDPPKLALGKETEEEKLDCYRRVRDEIRAFIEDLPGFLENLPE, encoded by the coding sequence ATGAAAAATAAACTGAAGGTGCTTTTTCTCTGTACCGGAAATTCGTGCCGCAGCCAGATGGCCGAAGGATGGGCCCGGCATCTCCGCGGAGACGCCGTGGAGGCCTGGTCGGCGGGGATCGAACCCTGCGGCCTGAATCCAAGCGCCGTGGCGGTGATGAAAGAAGCCGGGGTGGACATCTCCGGGCACAGGTCGAAAAACGTCACCGAACTGCTTGACGTTCCGTTCGACTTCGTGATCACCGTATGCGGCGATGCGGATGAACGGTGTCCCTTCTTCCCGGGAAACGCACGGACCATCCACCGGGGGTTTGACGACCCGCCGAAGCTCGCCCTGGGCAAGGAGACGGAAGAGGAAAAACTGGACTGCTACCGCCGGGTCCGGGACGAAATACGGGCATTCATAGAGGACCTGCCCGGCTTTCTGGAAAACCTTCCTGAATAG
- a CDS encoding metalloregulator ArsR/SmtB family transcription factor gives MESILFISKALGEKNRLRVFLALMDTEELCVCDVGDFLGLAPATVSRHMSILRQAGLIESEKRGRWVYYRMGAVDPRLLEWIRNAVGNDGFPARDRAKIKEIVRLHRENDLCEVRGRERPYEK, from the coding sequence GTGGAATCAATCCTTTTCATCTCAAAAGCCCTTGGTGAAAAGAACAGGCTCAGGGTCTTCCTGGCGCTCATGGACACGGAAGAACTCTGCGTATGCGACGTGGGAGATTTCCTCGGGCTTGCGCCCGCGACCGTTTCCCGCCACATGAGCATCCTCCGCCAGGCCGGGCTCATCGAATCGGAAAAAAGAGGGCGGTGGGTGTACTACCGTATGGGGGCCGTCGATCCCCGGCTGCTCGAGTGGATACGGAACGCCGTGGGGAATGACGGCTTCCCGGCGCGGGACAGGGCCAAAATTAAAGAAATCGTCAGGCTGCACAGGGAGAACGACCTCTGTGAAGTCAGGGGGAGGGAACGACCGTATGAAAAATAA